One Prevotella intermedia ATCC 25611 = DSM 20706 DNA window includes the following coding sequences:
- a CDS encoding lysophospholipid acyltransferase family protein translates to MNIKNKILYGIAYGFWFILSLLPFRFLFLLSDCLYFLVSKVVKYRHKVIWKNLKESFPNKTEAELRTIEKGFYHWFCDYIVETIKLMTMSPDALRKRMKFTGMEKFNEVLNNGGSCAVYLGHYCNWEWITSLPHWIPKHAQCCELYHPLENEPLDHLFKKVRERQNALCIPMQESLRKIIGFKHNSKSIVVGYIADQTPLWWNIHHWIDFLHHDTPVLTGAERIVRHTNQVCFYGYMRRPKRGYYECEMQLMTETPTEAAEFEITDTYFRMLEENIKNTPAYYLWSHNRWKRTREEFNEKWEVVDGKVLRKKQKD, encoded by the coding sequence ATGAATATCAAGAATAAAATACTTTACGGAATAGCATACGGCTTTTGGTTTATCCTCTCGCTGTTGCCATTCCGTTTTCTTTTTTTATTGTCCGACTGTCTCTACTTCCTTGTTTCAAAGGTGGTGAAATATCGCCATAAGGTTATTTGGAAGAATCTGAAAGAGAGCTTTCCCAATAAAACAGAAGCCGAATTGCGTACCATTGAAAAAGGCTTTTACCATTGGTTCTGCGATTATATCGTAGAAACCATCAAGCTAATGACGATGTCGCCCGATGCCCTGCGCAAGCGAATGAAGTTCACGGGCATGGAGAAATTCAACGAAGTGCTGAACAACGGCGGTTCGTGTGCCGTGTACTTGGGGCACTATTGCAACTGGGAATGGATAACCTCGCTGCCCCATTGGATTCCCAAACACGCACAATGCTGCGAACTCTACCACCCCTTAGAGAACGAACCGTTAGACCATTTGTTCAAGAAAGTGCGCGAACGACAAAACGCTCTTTGCATTCCGATGCAGGAATCGCTACGCAAAATCATCGGTTTCAAGCACAACAGCAAGTCGATTGTCGTAGGTTACATTGCCGACCAGACGCCGCTTTGGTGGAACATACACCATTGGATAGACTTTCTGCATCACGATACGCCTGTGCTCACAGGTGCCGAACGCATTGTCCGACACACCAACCAAGTCTGCTTCTACGGCTATATGCGCCGCCCAAAGCGTGGCTACTATGAGTGCGAAATGCAGCTTATGACCGAAACACCTACCGAAGCAGCCGAGTTTGAGATTACCGATACCTACTTCCGAATGCTCGAAGAAAACATAAAGAACACTCCCGCCTACTACCTATGGAGCCACAACCGCTGGAAAAGAACTCGCGAAGAGTTCAACGAAAAGTGGGAAGTAGTAGACGGAAAAGTACTGAGAAAGAAACAAAAAGATTAA
- a CDS encoding DMT family transporter, with product MSSTIKGFFNASISGITFGLIPLFAVPVLATGMHSTSVLIYRYAFGCLAMLGMLMFHRTRMWLAFGDFLRILFLSSAYAASSIALIEGYNYMASGIATTLLFSYPVWTCLLSVVFLHERLSATTAISIAIAVAGVFFLSGILDGGGGMEGFTGLFLLLASGFLYAVYMVAFPRMRIRKMPSLKLTFYIFFFAMLILALYGTFTRGRIDPIDTNSQLINLFLLGLVPTAISNVTLIISLKQISSTMAAVLGVFEPMTAMCVGILLFGEPLTLPIVVGFVLIIVAVLILVLSKRKTG from the coding sequence ATGTCGTCTACAATAAAAGGTTTTTTCAATGCCAGTATCTCGGGCATTACGTTTGGATTAATCCCCCTGTTCGCCGTTCCCGTGCTTGCCACAGGTATGCACTCTACGTCCGTTTTGATTTATCGTTACGCTTTTGGCTGCCTCGCTATGTTAGGTATGCTTATGTTTCATCGCACCAGAATGTGGCTTGCTTTTGGCGATTTCTTGCGCATATTGTTCCTTTCTTCTGCGTACGCTGCATCGTCTATCGCCCTTATAGAGGGCTATAACTATATGGCAAGCGGCATTGCTACCACGCTATTATTCTCTTATCCCGTATGGACTTGCCTGCTCTCGGTGGTGTTTCTGCACGAACGACTATCGGCAACTACAGCTATCTCCATTGCCATAGCGGTTGCTGGCGTGTTCTTTCTTTCGGGAATACTCGACGGTGGAGGCGGCATGGAGGGCTTTACTGGTTTGTTCTTGCTCCTCGCTTCGGGTTTTCTCTATGCCGTTTATATGGTAGCCTTCCCCCGAATGCGTATCCGTAAGATGCCATCGCTCAAGCTTACATTCTACATATTTTTCTTTGCGATGCTCATTCTGGCACTCTATGGCACCTTTACACGAGGGCGTATAGACCCGATAGACACCAATAGTCAGCTCATCAATTTGTTTTTATTGGGCTTGGTACCCACTGCCATAAGCAACGTAACGCTTATTATCTCGCTAAAGCAGATAAGCAGCACCATGGCAGCTGTGCTTGGAGTATTCGAACCTATGACAGCTATGTGCGTGGGCATACTTCTTTTCGGCGAACCACTCACGCTTCCTATCGTTGTTGGCTTTGTGCTTATCATTGTCGCTGTGCTTATTTTGGTGCTCAGCAAACGTAAAACTGGTTGA
- a CDS encoding CDP-glycerol glycerophosphotransferase family protein, producing the protein MRILLFCENKYAVDILQPIQTEADKEGGNNVLWYVHQEKIPEFPLKDSVKWTNSIQESFDFSPEAIYVPGNIVPYYLPGVKIQIFHGYAAEKKDHWVIRRYFDIYCTQGAYFTSHFSALAKKYGDFSVVETGWTRQDYIFAHRHDFDTEKAELLQEHACERIVVYAPTFSPKLTSIPFILDDLRKLADTRPVLVIIKLHPLTKTEWVEACRALADSHKNIIMVGEFALTKYLLMADVVVSDTSSAIYEALLMDKPVITLNAISKDLYWKNITDASQLCDAYDDVFTNKEIAALRKWVIDNYDPYLDGQCAHRMLNAARDFIARNGVPRQRKLNLWRKYTSIKTFGKIKR; encoded by the coding sequence ATGCGCATTTTACTATTTTGTGAGAACAAATATGCCGTAGATATTCTGCAGCCTATCCAAACCGAAGCCGACAAAGAGGGCGGCAACAATGTGTTGTGGTATGTACACCAAGAAAAGATACCCGAATTTCCATTAAAAGACAGTGTGAAATGGACAAACAGCATACAGGAGAGCTTCGATTTCAGTCCTGAAGCCATCTATGTGCCGGGGAATATCGTGCCTTACTACTTGCCAGGGGTGAAAATTCAGATATTCCACGGCTATGCTGCGGAGAAGAAAGACCATTGGGTGATACGCCGTTACTTCGATATTTACTGCACGCAAGGAGCCTATTTTACAAGTCATTTCTCTGCATTGGCAAAGAAGTATGGCGACTTCTCGGTGGTGGAAACTGGGTGGACACGTCAAGACTATATATTTGCGCATCGCCACGACTTCGACACCGAAAAGGCAGAACTGCTGCAAGAGCACGCTTGCGAGCGCATTGTGGTTTATGCACCAACGTTCTCGCCCAAGCTGACATCGATACCTTTTATCCTCGACGACCTGCGCAAGCTTGCCGATACACGCCCTGTTCTGGTTATCATAAAGCTGCACCCACTGACCAAAACAGAATGGGTGGAAGCCTGCCGAGCACTTGCCGACAGCCACAAAAACATTATAATGGTAGGTGAATTTGCCCTTACAAAATACCTGCTGATGGCTGATGTGGTGGTGAGCGATACCTCTTCGGCAATCTACGAGGCACTCTTGATGGATAAACCAGTTATAACGCTCAATGCCATATCGAAGGATTTGTATTGGAAGAACATCACCGATGCTTCGCAACTGTGCGATGCTTACGACGATGTATTTACGAATAAGGAGATTGCAGCCCTGCGCAAATGGGTGATAGACAACTACGACCCTTACCTCGATGGGCAGTGTGCGCACCGTATGCTAAACGCTGCACGCGACTTCATAGCCCGCAACGGTGTGCCACGCCAGCGCAAACTGAACCTTTGGCGCAAGTACACAAGCATTAAAACCTTCGGAAAAATAAAGCGATAG
- a CDS encoding phosphorylcholine transferase LicD, whose protein sequence is MNIPQAKDEKRISLEETKEMQHIILGILKAIDKVCREHNLQYFMIAGTMLGAVRHHGFIPWDDDADVALPRHDYEVLLAHANEWLPEEYELVDYTKANHYPYQFARIQDKRTTYILRRSFKFLGGIPVDVFPIDGMTENKLARKYHYLRYDFVNKLLYYSQRDPYKHGKGIGCLFYKTLQKILSPQKIHRVLTKIQSEYSYSDSKLAADHDNRPERGILPKEVYGTPTPIMFEGIELMGVAQPDAYLSYCYGNYMEMPKEIPPQNFRYMDMKSPYKDYKGSVSMKKA, encoded by the coding sequence ATGAACATACCACAAGCAAAGGACGAAAAACGCATAAGTCTTGAAGAGACGAAAGAAATGCAACACATTATCTTAGGCATACTGAAAGCTATTGATAAGGTTTGCCGCGAACACAACCTGCAATACTTTATGATTGCAGGCACAATGCTTGGAGCGGTGCGCCACCACGGCTTCATTCCATGGGACGACGATGCCGATGTAGCTCTTCCACGCCACGACTACGAGGTGCTGTTGGCGCACGCCAACGAATGGTTGCCCGAAGAATACGAACTTGTAGACTACACGAAAGCAAACCATTACCCCTACCAATTCGCACGCATACAAGACAAGCGCACTACTTACATACTGCGTCGCAGCTTCAAATTCTTAGGTGGCATTCCCGTAGATGTGTTCCCTATCGACGGAATGACCGAGAACAAACTTGCCCGTAAGTACCATTATCTACGCTACGACTTCGTAAACAAACTGCTCTACTACTCGCAGCGCGACCCTTACAAGCACGGAAAAGGTATTGGTTGCCTGTTCTACAAAACCCTGCAAAAGATACTTTCACCACAGAAAATACATCGGGTGCTCACCAAAATACAGTCGGAATACTCGTATTCGGATAGCAAATTGGCAGCCGACCACGACAATCGCCCCGAACGAGGCATACTCCCCAAGGAGGTCTATGGTACGCCTACGCCCATTATGTTTGAGGGAATAGAGCTTATGGGAGTAGCCCAACCCGATGCCTACCTTTCTTATTGTTATGGCAACTATATGGAAATGCCGAAGGAAATACCGCCACAGAATTTCCGCTATATGGATATGAAGTCGCCCTACAAAGACTATAAAGGTTCTGTTTCGATGAAGAAAGCGTAA
- a CDS encoding pyridoxal-phosphate-dependent aminotransferase family protein yields MNMLNFTVGPVMSADAVREIGAEQVPYFRTSEFSATMKENEQLMKEFAKADDDARVVFITGSGTASMEASVMNLLTTDDKVLVVNGGSFGQRFVDLCELYAIPHTVIKMETGQQITAEMLEQYDGQGYTAFLVNVGETSTGVHYDIDLISKFCRRNNLFLLVDAISSFLADEFDMKRLGADVMITGSQKALACPPGISVIVLSPRAIERIECNDVRCMYLNLKDALRNGERGQTPYTPAVGILLQIHCRLKEIERNGGVAAEIERTRNLAMDFRQKIAHLPLEPITQSPSNAVTSLHPLNNSAFSIFETLKDEYGIWICPNGGDMRDTVFRVGHIGALTPADNSTLVAAFDELHKIGKL; encoded by the coding sequence ATGAATATGCTTAATTTCACAGTAGGCCCCGTAATGTCGGCTGATGCAGTAAGAGAAATAGGTGCAGAGCAAGTGCCATATTTCCGCACCTCTGAGTTCTCCGCTACGATGAAGGAGAACGAACAACTTATGAAAGAGTTTGCAAAAGCAGACGACGATGCCCGCGTGGTATTCATAACAGGTTCGGGAACGGCTTCCATGGAGGCGTCTGTAATGAACCTTCTTACCACCGACGACAAAGTCTTGGTGGTAAACGGTGGTAGTTTCGGACAACGGTTTGTAGATTTGTGCGAACTCTACGCCATTCCACACACCGTAATCAAGATGGAAACAGGACAGCAAATCACTGCCGAAATGCTCGAACAGTACGACGGACAGGGCTACACAGCCTTTCTTGTGAATGTTGGCGAGACCTCTACGGGCGTGCATTATGACATTGATTTAATCAGCAAATTCTGCCGTCGCAACAACCTTTTCCTACTTGTCGATGCCATAAGCTCCTTCCTTGCCGACGAGTTTGATATGAAACGATTGGGTGCCGACGTTATGATTACAGGCTCGCAGAAGGCCTTAGCCTGTCCTCCGGGTATCTCTGTCATCGTTCTTTCGCCACGAGCTATCGAGCGTATAGAGTGCAACGACGTCCGTTGTATGTACTTAAACCTAAAAGATGCACTGCGTAATGGCGAACGTGGACAAACACCTTACACTCCTGCCGTGGGCATATTGCTGCAAATTCACTGCCGTCTGAAGGAGATAGAGCGCAATGGCGGTGTTGCAGCCGAAATAGAACGAACCCGCAATTTGGCTATGGACTTCCGCCAGAAAATAGCCCATCTGCCCTTGGAACCTATCACACAATCGCCCTCAAATGCCGTAACCTCGTTGCACCCGCTGAACAATTCGGCATTCAGCATATTTGAAACGCTGAAAGACGAGTATGGTATTTGGATTTGTCCGAACGGCGGCGATATGCGCGATACGGTGTTCCGTGTAGGACACATTGGCGCACTGACGCCCGCAGACAACTCTACTCTCGTGGCAGCCTTCGACGAATTACATAAAATTGGCAAACTTTAA